In Aliarcobacter faecis, a genomic segment contains:
- a CDS encoding glycosyltransferase family 2 protein encodes MRYIILGLIMAGLFQVFFWITQDNFVTLKDSSMDKIESLSYSPYEGYEKKLLSKQQISDDVNLLQNFTTKIRTYATKEAYEILEASKDSTMPIDLGLWISGDHQENYLEIQRALQILEKYPSRVENVIVGNEVLLRADINEEELFAYVDFMKSRTNKPITVAETWDVWERVPDLAKHVDFLTIHILPYWEKIPIDRYNEFLLEKYLIVEKIHPNRKIVIGETGWPSHGYNNNKAVPNIKNQAQAIRSFINLAHEKGWHYNIIEAFDQPWKGYDEGNVGQYWGIFDINRALKFQLIGKVELNQYWLYQMIAAILIGALLTIFGLRNQKVNISHAFAYAIAAQGMAFGIVMAAIYPFINYMNFGMWVMWGMGSFLMIPLVIITLAKANELFRSTIGVTPTRLVPLDLKSQNAPLVSIHVPAYKEQPHVLAETLESLSKLTYPNFEVLVIINNTPEDYYKTPIKELCEKLGDKFKYLDIKCTGFKAGALNTALEYTDKNAEIIAVIDADYKVESPWLVDLVPLFDDPKVAIVQAPQDHRDGDESIIKAAMNAEYAGFFDIGMVDRNEENAIVVHGTMVMVRLSAMMEVGGWGTDTIVEDSELGLRLFEAGYIAHYTNRRYGYGLLPDTVEAFKTQRHRWAYGAIQILKKHWREFKPSSTKLSPRQKNKFVTGWFFWLSDAMGPIMAVMNIIWVPVIIFVGVTIPTIPLTIPIITAFIVNILHTFILYRTKVKATFKDIFLSSIASMSLQLIIFKAVFDGFIKDGLPFKRTEKGGKAKKGSSPIKYEMILGVLLLIAFFALIFTNHTGITEIYVFAATIFIQTIPYISAIIMRMLELYSLKNQKS; translated from the coding sequence TTGAGATATATTATCTTAGGTCTTATTATGGCTGGACTTTTTCAAGTCTTTTTTTGGATTACACAGGATAACTTTGTAACATTAAAAGATAGCTCTATGGACAAAATAGAGTCTCTTTCTTACTCTCCATACGAGGGTTATGAGAAAAAACTTTTGTCGAAACAACAAATTTCTGATGATGTAAATTTATTACAAAACTTTACAACAAAAATTAGAACTTATGCAACTAAAGAGGCCTATGAAATATTGGAAGCTTCAAAAGATAGCACTATGCCAATAGATTTAGGGCTTTGGATTAGTGGAGATCATCAAGAAAACTACTTAGAAATCCAAAGAGCTCTACAAATTTTGGAAAAATATCCTTCCAGAGTTGAAAATGTAATAGTAGGAAACGAGGTTTTACTAAGAGCTGATATAAATGAAGAGGAACTTTTTGCTTATGTTGATTTTATGAAAAGTCGTACAAATAAACCTATAACAGTTGCTGAAACTTGGGATGTTTGGGAAAGAGTTCCAGATCTTGCAAAACATGTTGATTTTTTAACAATTCACATTTTACCTTATTGGGAAAAAATCCCAATTGATAGATATAATGAGTTTTTACTAGAAAAATACTTAATAGTTGAAAAAATCCATCCAAATAGAAAGATAGTAATTGGGGAAACTGGTTGGCCTAGCCACGGATATAATAACAATAAAGCTGTTCCAAATATCAAAAATCAAGCACAAGCTATTAGAAGTTTTATAAATCTTGCACATGAAAAAGGTTGGCATTACAATATAATCGAAGCCTTTGACCAACCTTGGAAAGGATATGATGAGGGAAATGTTGGACAATATTGGGGAATATTTGATATAAATAGAGCTTTAAAATTCCAATTAATTGGTAAAGTTGAATTAAATCAATATTGGCTATATCAAATGATTGCTGCCATTTTAATTGGAGCATTACTTACAATTTTTGGACTTAGAAATCAAAAAGTAAATATTAGCCATGCTTTTGCTTATGCGATTGCTGCTCAAGGTATGGCATTTGGTATAGTAATGGCTGCTATATATCCATTTATAAACTATATGAATTTTGGTATGTGGGTTATGTGGGGAATGGGAAGCTTTTTGATGATTCCTCTTGTAATCATCACTTTAGCAAAAGCAAATGAGCTATTTCGTTCAACTATTGGTGTAACTCCAACTAGACTTGTTCCTCTTGATTTAAAATCACAAAATGCACCACTTGTATCAATTCATGTTCCTGCATATAAAGAGCAACCTCATGTTTTAGCTGAAACTTTAGAGAGTCTTTCAAAACTTACTTATCCAAATTTTGAAGTTTTAGTTATCATAAATAATACTCCAGAAGATTATTATAAAACTCCAATAAAAGAGCTCTGTGAAAAACTAGGAGATAAATTTAAATATCTTGATATAAAATGTACTGGATTTAAAGCAGGAGCTTTAAATACTGCTCTTGAATATACAGATAAAAATGCTGAAATTATTGCTGTTATTGATGCTGATTATAAAGTAGAATCTCCTTGGCTTGTTGATTTAGTTCCACTTTTTGATGACCCAAAAGTTGCAATCGTTCAAGCACCACAAGACCATAGAGATGGAGATGAAAGTATAATTAAAGCAGCTATGAATGCAGAATATGCTGGTTTCTTTGATATTGGAATGGTTGATAGAAATGAAGAAAATGCGATAGTTGTTCATGGAACTATGGTAATGGTAAGACTTAGTGCTATGATGGAAGTTGGTGGATGGGGAACTGACACTATTGTTGAAGATAGTGAATTAGGTTTAAGACTATTTGAAGCTGGATATATAGCTCATTATACAAATAGAAGATATGGATATGGACTACTTCCTGATACTGTTGAAGCATTTAAAACACAAAGACATAGATGGGCTTATGGTGCTATTCAAATTCTTAAAAAACATTGGAGAGAGTTTAAACCAAGTTCAACAAAACTTAGCCCTAGACAAAAAAATAAATTTGTTACTGGTTGGTTTTTCTGGTTAAGTGATGCTATGGGTCCAATTATGGCTGTTATGAATATTATTTGGGTTCCTGTTATCATTTTTGTTGGGGTTACAATTCCTACTATTCCTCTTACAATTCCTATTATAACAGCATTTATAGTAAATATTTTACATACTTTTATACTTTATCGAACAAAAGTAAAAGCTACTTTTAAAGATATTTTCTTAAGTTCTATAGCCTCTATGAGTTTACAACTAATCATTTTTAAAGCCGTATTTGATGGATTTATAAAAGATGGTTTACCATTTAAAAGAACTGAAAAGGGTGGAAAAGCTAAAAAAGGTTCAAGCCCTATAAAATATGAGATGATTTTAGGAGTTTTACTTTTAATTGCATTCTTTGCTCTAATATTTACAAACCATACAGGTATTACAGAAATCTATGTATTTGCAGCAACAATATTTATTCAAACAATTCCTTATATCTCTGCAATTATTATGAGAATGCTAGAACTTTACTCTTTAAAAAATCAGAAATCTTAA
- a CDS encoding disulfide oxidoreductase — protein sequence MLFFAFLTSLVATLGSLFFSEIMNFVPCSLCWYQRIFMYPLVFIFLVNLLYPDKSVFKYSFPLVVVGLIISIYHNLLILKIIPEKLSPCVSGVPCSVDYLNYFGFITIPLLSFLAFFIIFISLIIYKKGR from the coding sequence TTGCTTTTTTTTGCTTTTTTAACTTCTCTTGTAGCTACTCTTGGTAGTCTATTTTTTTCAGAAATAATGAATTTTGTCCCTTGTAGTTTGTGTTGGTATCAAAGAATCTTTATGTATCCACTAGTTTTTATATTTTTAGTAAATCTTTTATATCCCGATAAAAGCGTATTTAAATATAGTTTTCCTCTTGTAGTTGTAGGTTTAATTATCTCAATTTATCATAATCTTTTGATATTAAAAATAATTCCAGAAAAGTTATCTCCTTGTGTTAGTGGTGTTCCTTGTAGTGTTGATTATTTGAATTATTTTGGATTTATTACAATACCACTTTTATCTTTTTTAGCATTTTTTATTATCTTTATATCTTTAATCATCTATAAAAAGGGAAGATAG
- a CDS encoding DsbA family protein encodes MRNKNLVFISIFIVLALFIGAVYFYKDSVSNSRTNIDELLLKDYSYKKGLNKKNITIVEFLDPECESCGIFNPVMKKLYKEYSDDILIVVKYLDNHKNSKFAIEILEASREQNLYNEVLDVIFEKLPYWAEHNNEKPELLWEFLKQITNLDIEKLKVDMKNPKIAQIIKQDREDATVLGVRGTPTIFVNGVQLENLSYKALFDLVEKEIYK; translated from the coding sequence ATGCGGAATAAAAATTTAGTTTTTATCTCTATTTTTATTGTTCTAGCTTTATTTATAGGAGCAGTATATTTTTATAAAGATAGTGTTTCAAATAGTAGAACAAATATTGATGAGTTGTTATTAAAAGATTACTCTTATAAAAAAGGATTAAATAAAAAAAATATAACAATTGTTGAGTTTTTGGACCCTGAGTGTGAATCTTGTGGGATATTTAATCCTGTTATGAAAAAGCTTTATAAAGAGTATAGCGATGATATTTTAATTGTTGTAAAATATTTAGATAATCATAAAAACTCAAAATTTGCTATTGAAATTCTTGAAGCTTCAAGAGAACAAAATCTTTATAATGAAGTTTTAGATGTGATTTTTGAGAAACTTCCTTACTGGGCTGAACATAATAATGAAAAACCAGAACTTTTATGGGAATTTTTAAAACAGATTACTAATTTGGATATTGAAAAATTAAAAGTTGATATGAAAAATCCAAAAATAGCACAAATTATTAAACAAGATAGAGAAGATGCAACTGTTTTAGGAGTTAGAGGAACACCAACAATATTTGTAAATGGAGTTCAACTTGAAAATTTAAGTTATAAAGCTTTATTTGATTTAGTTGAGAAAGAGATTTATAAATAA
- a CDS encoding TlpA family protein disulfide reductase, with protein sequence MRKILFISLAFLGLGFTACDSKSPITANAVSKTKINEERPKFESQTYSLITTDEKIIGFTSTEEGLDFDEFKNKKAVIIDIFATWCPPCIESLPMLKEIKENNKDNLEIVSVLFQDPKTVEEMKEFIKEHQINYPITMGSDNQKLADELSVKKVPEMFLFSKSGKFVHKFVGKVSKEELEKYLEIAIQN encoded by the coding sequence ATGAGAAAAATTTTATTTATATCTTTAGCTTTTTTAGGTTTAGGATTTACGGCTTGTGATTCAAAATCACCAATAACAGCAAATGCAGTTTCAAAAACGAAAATAAATGAAGAGAGACCAAAGTTTGAATCACAAACTTATAGTTTAATTACAACAGATGAGAAAATTATAGGTTTTACAAGTACAGAAGAGGGCTTAGACTTTGATGAATTTAAAAATAAAAAAGCAGTTATTATTGATATCTTTGCAACATGGTGTCCGCCTTGTATAGAGTCTTTACCAATGCTTAAAGAGATAAAAGAGAATAATAAAGATAATTTAGAGATTGTATCTGTACTTTTTCAAGATCCAAAAACTGTTGAAGAGATGAAAGAGTTTATTAAAGAGCATCAAATAAATTATCCAATAACAATGGGAAGTGATAATCAAAAACTAGCAGATGAATTAAGTGTAAAAAAAGTTCCTGAGATGTTTTTATTTTCAAAAAGTGGGAAATTTGTACATAAATTTGTTGGTAAAGTTTCTAAAGAAGAGCTTGAAAAATACCTTGAAATAGCAATTCAAAACTAA
- the nosZ gene encoding Sec-dependent nitrous-oxide reductase, which translates to MLLFSVTSVLANTDLQKVMKDRGLTERDVLAAAKTYTPTGMKDEYYVFSSGGQSGQVIVYGVPSMRILKYIGVFTPEPWQGYGFDNESKKILDSGKIRGQEVKWGDTHHPNFSEKNGEYAGDYLFINDKANPRVAVINLHDFETTQIVVNPVLKSTHGGSFVTPNTEYIVDACQYAAPLENEWVPIEAYEEKYRGGVTLWKFDYEKGLINEKESFTLELPPYMQDLSDAGKGPSHGWAFTNSFNSEMYTGGIEKGLPPFEAGMSRNDTDFLHIYNWQILEKLAKDPKNTKVINGHRVVTIDAAVKAGALFLLPEAKSPHGVDVTPDGKYIIIGGKLDTHVTIFDFAKIKEQIDKKEFTSKDPYGIPILDFKKALHGQLELGLGPLHNTFDEKDGIVYTSLYVDSQVVKWNFRDLKLLDRVNVHYNIGHLDSMEGKSTKPKGKYGIALNKLSIDRFLPVGPLHPQNHQLIDLNGDKMELIYDMPIGLGEPHDVVSIHASKIKPKKTYDQMGTNSRTGNAHEGATLAGQERVERDGNKVKVYMTAVRSHLNPEHITVNKGDEVTIYITNLERAQDETHAFGLSGLNVHASVEPGKTASVTFTAEEEGVYPYYCTEFCSALHLEMMGYLKIKDPKKQYPDYKAAKVSKMTPEELQKEYDKIVATNKATDDVIQSVVKFLKDKGFDKYPQVKSLVTDALDQYNKISHEKAKADEAFKAGDLNTAILWENQVWQYMVKTADVGLRAKNLLAKELATPMSEKARLGEEAYLRGGCNGCHVIGQVSSGPDLTGALLRHENGEKFLYDFILDPAKYYNEPYIDAMIKTFNLRMPNQNMKPEEVKNIIEYLKWIDENADLQ; encoded by the coding sequence ATGCTTCTTTTTTCTGTTACATCAGTATTAGCAAATACTGATTTGCAAAAAGTTATGAAAGATAGAGGTCTTACTGAAAGAGATGTTTTGGCAGCTGCTAAAACTTATACTCCAACAGGTATGAAAGATGAATATTATGTATTTAGTTCAGGTGGACAATCAGGACAAGTAATTGTTTATGGTGTTCCATCTATGAGAATTTTAAAATACATTGGTGTATTTACACCAGAGCCATGGCAAGGGTATGGATTTGATAATGAATCAAAAAAAATCCTTGATAGTGGAAAGATAAGAGGTCAAGAGGTTAAATGGGGAGATACTCACCATCCTAACTTTAGTGAAAAAAATGGTGAATATGCAGGTGATTACCTATTTATAAATGATAAAGCAAATCCTAGAGTTGCTGTTATTAATCTACATGACTTTGAAACTACTCAAATTGTCGTAAATCCAGTCTTAAAAAGTACTCATGGTGGAAGTTTTGTTACTCCAAATACTGAATATATTGTAGATGCTTGTCAATATGCTGCACCACTTGAAAATGAGTGGGTTCCTATTGAAGCTTATGAAGAGAAATATAGAGGTGGGGTTACTCTTTGGAAATTTGATTATGAAAAAGGGTTAATTAATGAAAAAGAGTCTTTTACATTAGAATTACCTCCATATATGCAAGATTTAAGTGATGCTGGAAAAGGTCCATCTCATGGTTGGGCATTTACAAATAGTTTTAACTCAGAGATGTACACAGGTGGAATAGAAAAAGGTCTTCCTCCATTTGAAGCAGGTATGAGTAGAAATGATACGGACTTTTTACATATTTATAACTGGCAAATTTTGGAAAAACTTGCAAAAGATCCAAAAAATACAAAAGTTATAAATGGACATAGAGTTGTAACAATTGATGCTGCTGTTAAAGCAGGAGCATTATTCTTATTGCCAGAAGCTAAATCTCCACATGGTGTTGATGTTACTCCAGATGGTAAATATATAATTATTGGTGGAAAACTTGATACTCATGTAACAATTTTTGATTTTGCAAAAATTAAAGAGCAAATTGATAAAAAAGAGTTTACTTCAAAAGATCCTTATGGGATTCCTATTTTAGATTTCAAAAAAGCACTTCATGGTCAATTAGAGTTGGGACTAGGACCTTTACATAATACTTTTGATGAAAAAGATGGGATAGTTTATACTTCACTTTATGTTGATTCACAAGTTGTGAAATGGAATTTTAGAGATTTAAAACTTCTTGATAGAGTAAATGTTCATTATAATATTGGACATCTTGATTCAATGGAAGGGAAATCAACTAAACCAAAAGGTAAATATGGAATTGCTTTAAATAAACTATCTATTGATAGATTCTTACCTGTTGGTCCACTTCATCCTCAAAATCATCAATTAATTGATTTAAATGGCGATAAAATGGAGTTAATTTATGATATGCCAATAGGTTTAGGTGAACCACATGATGTTGTTTCAATTCATGCAAGTAAAATTAAACCTAAAAAAACTTATGACCAAATGGGAACAAATAGTAGAACTGGTAATGCTCACGAAGGTGCAACATTAGCAGGTCAAGAGAGAGTTGAAAGAGATGGGAATAAGGTTAAAGTTTATATGACAGCTGTAAGAAGCCACTTAAATCCAGAACATATTACAGTTAATAAAGGTGATGAAGTAACAATTTATATTACAAACCTTGAAAGAGCTCAAGATGAGACTCATGCTTTTGGTCTTTCTGGATTAAATGTTCATGCTTCAGTTGAGCCTGGAAAAACTGCTTCAGTTACATTTACTGCTGAAGAAGAGGGAGTTTATCCATATTATTGTACAGAGTTTTGTTCAGCTTTACACTTAGAGATGATGGGATATTTAAAAATTAAAGACCCTAAAAAACAGTATCCAGATTATAAGGCTGCTAAAGTTTCTAAAATGACTCCTGAAGAGTTACAAAAAGAGTATGACAAGATTGTTGCAACAAATAAAGCAACTGATGATGTAATTCAAAGTGTTGTTAAATTCTTAAAAGATAAAGGTTTTGATAAATATCCTCAAGTTAAATCTTTAGTAACTGATGCCCTAGACCAATATAATAAAATTTCTCATGAAAAAGCAAAAGCAGATGAGGCATTTAAAGCTGGAGATTTAAATACAGCAATTCTTTGGGAAAACCAAGTTTGGCAATATATGGTTAAAACAGCAGATGTTGGTTTAAGAGCTAAAAATCTATTGGCTAAAGAGCTGGCAACTCCTATGAGTGAAAAAGCAAGACTTGGAGAAGAAGCTTATTTAAGAGGTGGTTGTAATGGTTGCCACGTAATTGGGCAGGTGAGTTCAGGACCAGATTTAACAGGAGCTTTGTTAAGACATGAAAATGGAGAAAAATTCCTTTATGACTTTATTTTAGATCCAGCAAAATACTACAATGAACCATATATAGATGCTATGATTAAAACATTTAATCTAAGAATGCCAAATCAAAATATGAAACCAGAAGAGGTTAAAAATATTATTGAATATTTAAAATGGATTGATGAAAACGCTGATTTACAATAA
- the nosD gene encoding nitrous oxide reductase family maturation protein NosD gives MKKLILLLLFSSYFIFAFELQEAIDKAPIGSKITLAQGEYHGNLVINKPLTIDGVDKKAKIIGDGNSSVITIKSSNVVIKNLTILNSGFSVENIDSAIFAKEVNNITIENNHISDSLFGVNFEQVNRSKIIDNFITSKDLELGIRGDAIRLWSSHDNQLLSNRIYKSRDFVLWYSSGNNIENNYGSYNRYSLHFMYAGRNMVRNNLFEYNSVGIFFMYSSGTIAISNTVKNSLGAFGVGIGMKDSSNFTLLENNLIYNPRGLYLDQSPYHPRTVNIFERNNILYNSSGIQFQVSRERSIFNENVIKGNIEAVVSDTPRNNLSINDWNANYWDMYEGFDKNGDGYGDIPYKHYVYADKLWLYNPNVKFFYGSVIMDLLNFLAKFIPFSEPELLAVDNKPMMEYKIAK, from the coding sequence ATGAAAAAACTAATTTTACTTTTACTTTTTTCTAGCTATTTTATTTTTGCATTTGAACTTCAAGAGGCAATAGATAAAGCTCCTATTGGCTCTAAAATAACTTTAGCCCAAGGAGAATATCATGGTAATTTGGTAATAAACAAACCACTTACTATTGATGGAGTAGATAAAAAAGCAAAAATAATTGGTGATGGAAATAGTAGTGTAATTACTATAAAAAGTTCAAATGTTGTTATTAAAAATTTAACTATTCTTAATAGTGGTTTTAGTGTAGAAAATATAGATAGTGCGATATTTGCAAAAGAGGTAAATAATATTACTATTGAAAATAACCATATTTCGGATAGTTTGTTTGGTGTAAATTTTGAGCAAGTAAATAGATCTAAAATCATAGATAATTTTATTACTTCAAAAGATTTAGAATTGGGTATTAGAGGTGATGCAATTAGGCTTTGGAGTTCTCATGATAATCAACTTTTATCAAATAGAATTTATAAATCAAGAGATTTTGTACTTTGGTATTCAAGTGGAAATAATATAGAAAATAATTATGGAAGCTACAATAGATACTCTTTGCATTTTATGTATGCTGGAAGAAATATGGTTAGAAATAACCTTTTTGAGTATAACTCAGTAGGAATATTTTTTATGTATAGTAGTGGAACAATTGCTATTTCTAATACTGTAAAAAACTCTTTGGGAGCATTTGGAGTTGGAATTGGTATGAAAGACTCTTCAAACTTTACACTTCTTGAAAATAATCTTATTTATAATCCAAGAGGATTGTATCTTGACCAATCTCCTTATCATCCAAGAACTGTAAATATTTTTGAAAGAAATAATATTTTATACAATTCAAGTGGGATTCAATTTCAAGTATCAAGAGAGAGAAGTATCTTTAATGAAAATGTTATTAAAGGAAATATTGAAGCAGTTGTAAGTGATACTCCTAGAAATAATCTTTCAATAAATGACTGGAATGCAAATTACTGGGATATGTATGAAGGATTTGATAAAAATGGAGATGGTTATGGAGATATTCCATATAAACACTATGTTTATGCTGATAAATTGTGGCTTTATAACCCAAATGTAAAGTTCTTTTATGGTTCAGTTATTATGGATTTATTAAATTTCTTAGCAAAATTTATTCCATTTTCAGAGCCAGAACTTTTAGCAGTTGATAATAAACCAATGATGGAGTACAAAATTGCAAAGTAA
- a CDS encoding 4Fe-4S dicluster domain-containing protein, with protein sequence MQSKNDEKRRDFVKLGAGALFFGSLIGAGVYLAPRLNARERLLRPPGALDEKEFLSTCIKCGQCVQVCPYHTLSLLDITYGNSIGTPYVDARARGCYLCDLLPCVLACPSGSLNHDITKAEQVEMGVAMLKNPNKCLALLGQNVKQEDIASILTHSNKNEREQKVLDDLQEYVGKPCTICADLCPYPQKDKAIAMVSDNKGNFYPEVRNQCVGCGVCEELCPVSGESAIVIIPRVKYEEIYS encoded by the coding sequence TTGCAAAGTAAAAATGATGAAAAAAGAAGAGATTTTGTAAAACTGGGAGCAGGTGCACTATTTTTTGGCTCATTAATAGGAGCAGGAGTGTATTTAGCTCCAAGATTAAATGCAAGAGAGAGACTTTTAAGACCACCTGGTGCTTTAGATGAAAAAGAGTTCTTATCTACATGTATAAAGTGTGGGCAATGTGTACAAGTTTGTCCTTATCATACTTTATCACTTTTAGATATAACTTATGGAAATAGCATAGGAACACCTTATGTAGATGCAAGAGCTAGAGGGTGTTATTTATGTGATTTACTCCCTTGTGTATTAGCTTGTCCTAGTGGTTCATTAAATCATGATATTACAAAAGCGGAGCAAGTAGAAATGGGAGTTGCTATGCTTAAAAACCCAAATAAATGTTTAGCTCTTTTAGGACAAAATGTAAAACAAGAGGATATAGCTTCTATTTTAACTCATTCAAATAAAAATGAAAGAGAACAAAAAGTGCTTGATGATTTACAAGAGTATGTAGGTAAACCTTGTACTATTTGTGCTGATTTATGCCCATATCCACAAAAAGATAAAGCAATAGCAATGGTTAGTGATAATAAAGGTAATTTTTATCCAGAAGTAAGAAATCAATGTGTTGGTTGTGGAGTTTGTGAAGAACTTTGCCCTGTAAGTGGTGAGTCTGCTATTGTAATTATACCTAGAGTTAAATATGAGGAGATATATTCATGA
- a CDS encoding c-type cytochrome has translation MKKILISLLIASLFIACSDNKKEKELKNEQTKEQVKTTSNQKITITENNTTIEKENPFISYDLDGNRVVRISPDGEETALTKELGALISIKNSYEKLNAKILSQRLSKNYMQKCSACHDNYANGVIGPSLLDKSEDEIFQAIKVYQTGEKKNVLMKDLISKMPDSEIRSLASEIAQLNKEVRENK, from the coding sequence ATGAAAAAAATATTAATAAGTTTACTTATTGCATCTTTGTTTATTGCTTGTAGTGATAATAAAAAAGAGAAAGAGCTTAAAAATGAACAAACAAAAGAGCAGGTAAAAACTACTTCAAATCAAAAAATTACTATAACAGAAAACAATACTACTATTGAAAAAGAGAATCCATTTATCTCTTATGATTTAGATGGGAATAGGGTTGTTAGAATTTCACCTGATGGAGAGGAAACAGCTCTTACAAAAGAGTTAGGAGCATTAATATCTATCAAAAATAGTTATGAAAAATTAAATGCAAAAATACTCTCTCAAAGACTTAGCAAAAACTATATGCAAAAATGTTCAGCTTGTCATGATAACTATGCAAATGGAGTTATTGGACCATCTTTATTAGATAAAAGTGAAGATGAGATATTCCAAGCTATAAAGGTATATCAAACGGGAGAAAAGAAAAATGTGCTTATGAAAGATTTGATTTCAAAAATGCCAGATAGTGAAATTAGAAGTTTGGCTAGTGAAATTGCACAATTAAATAAAGAAGTAAGGGAGAATAAATAG
- a CDS encoding c-type cytochrome, with protein sequence MKAKNIVGIILIVVILFLLFLVLSQESSKKVEVVEKVEEKVSKVEPKLEKSEEEKYLEDLKKQAGAKTDYEVSKYYKTACSSCHGKSGEGTKVAPSIAGKSYEYIVEKLDDYKNDRVVNSLMKGLLNNTSDEDLKILAKEIANFK encoded by the coding sequence ATGAAAGCAAAAAATATTGTTGGGATAATCCTTATTGTAGTAATTCTGTTTTTACTGTTTTTAGTTCTTTCTCAAGAGAGCTCTAAAAAAGTTGAAGTTGTAGAGAAAGTGGAAGAAAAAGTTTCTAAAGTTGAGCCAAAATTGGAAAAAAGTGAAGAGGAGAAATATTTAGAAGATTTAAAAAAACAAGCTGGAGCAAAAACTGATTATGAAGTTAGTAAATATTATAAAACAGCCTGTTCTTCTTGTCATGGAAAATCTGGAGAAGGAACAAAAGTTGCTCCAAGTATTGCTGGGAAATCTTATGAGTATATTGTAGAAAAACTTGATGATTATAAAAATGATAGAGTAGTAAACTCTTTAATGAAAGGTTTATTGAACAATACAAGTGATGAAGATTTAAAAATTTTAGCAAAAGAGATTGCAAACTTTAAATAG
- a CDS encoding NapH/MauN family ferredoxin-type protein, producing MDKYNTRATIEDTGFFDTFITTTKDGKKKLGIRFYRWLVVIFVHLLFILSYYIDLQMLEGDLSGSRFLGFHLTDPFIALQVFASTHHIPINLIIGTLTIVIVYMLIGGRAYCSWVCPYTILGEISEKLHRYLKKRKIVKSYKFNHNIKYIFWAIFLFLSFISGYLVFEIINVVGIISRVLIYGYSVAIAFVVAVFLVDTFFSQRFWCRYVCPIGTTYSFIGWGSTTKIVWDDSCDHCRVCANVCLVPHVLDITKKNANINNSKEQTVISGDCTLCGRCVEVCHNDSLKFETKLKKLI from the coding sequence ATGGATAAGTATAATACAAGAGCTACTATAGAAGATACTGGCTTTTTTGATACATTTATTACTACAACAAAAGATGGTAAAAAAAAGCTTGGAATTAGATTTTATAGATGGCTTGTGGTTATTTTTGTACATTTGTTATTTATTCTTTCATATTATATAGATTTACAAATGTTGGAGGGAGATTTAAGTGGTTCTAGATTTTTAGGATTTCATTTAACAGATCCTTTTATTGCCTTACAAGTTTTTGCTAGTACGCATCATATACCAATAAATTTAATAATTGGTACTTTAACTATTGTAATAGTATATATGTTAATAGGTGGAAGGGCTTACTGCTCTTGGGTTTGTCCTTATACTATTTTGGGTGAAATCTCAGAAAAATTACATAGATATTTAAAAAAGAGAAAGATTGTAAAATCATATAAATTTAATCATAATATTAAATATATATTTTGGGCAATATTTTTATTTCTCTCTTTTATTAGTGGATATTTGGTATTTGAGATAATAAATGTAGTTGGAATAATTTCAAGAGTATTAATATATGGTTATAGTGTGGCAATAGCTTTTGTAGTAGCTGTTTTTTTAGTTGATACATTTTTTTCTCAAAGATTTTGGTGTAGATATGTTTGTCCTATTGGAACAACATATAGTTTTATTGGATGGGGAAGTACAACAAAAATAGTTTGGGATGATAGTTGTGATCATTGTAGGGTTTGTGCAAATGTTTGTTTAGTTCCACATGTTTTAGATATCACAAAGAAAAATGCAAATATAAATAATAGTAAAGAGCAGACAGTTATTAGTGGAGATTGTACACTTTGTGGAAGATGTGTTGAGGTGTGTCATAATGATTCACTAAAATTTGAAACTAAATTAAAGAAGTTAATATGA